The DNA segment GATTTCTTGCCCGCAATATCGAGGTCAACGAGCTCTTGTCCAAGCGCATCGGCAAGGCCGCCTTGAAGGCGCGCGATGCGTTGGAGCAGGTCGAACGTTACATGCTGGCCGATACCGGCGAGATCGATGCCGCAGCCGTTATGATCGCCGAAATTGATTGGAGTGCGGCACGCATGCTGCCGATCGCCGCCCGGTCGCTGTTCGAACCGCTGATGCGCCATGCGGGCGATCATCAGTCCCTGAACGATGGCGACATCATCGATCTCAGCGAATTGATCAAAGGTAAATCCGAGGAGGAGGCGCAATCCGCTTTGCACGTGATCGTGGCTTCGGAAATTGCTGCGATCCTGCGCGTGACCGAAGATACGATTACACCCGACAAGGTGCTGAAGGATATCGGCCTCGACAGCCTGATGGCGATGGAACTCGGCATGAGCTTCCAGCAGAAGACCGGTTTCGACATTCCCTTGAGTGGGATCGGGGAGGGGACGACGGTCAGCGACGTCGTCAGCCGCTTGCGTGACAGGGTCATGAATCGTGGTGGCGGGGAGGTCGAGGGTTCGGCGGCGAGCGAGGATCAAGTGGTCAGCCGATTGGTCCAAAGCCACTCCCTTCAGAAGAAGGCCGCACGCTCATGACGCAAGATGCCAATGGGGTTGTTCCGCCCGGCGACAAGAAAAGCAGCCTGCTGGAGCAGATGCGCCGCGCCAACGAATCTTCCGGACGCAACCGGGCGGAGCGGTTGAACAGGCAGCCGCAGCAGCCGGTTCGTCAGGCTCAGCGCTTCGAGGATTTGCCGGAATATAAGCGCGTCATGACGCAGAAGATTGCCGGCGAGATGGCCGGTATCGCTAATCCTTTCTACCGCTCGCATGATACCGCCGCCGGCGCGACGACAAAGATGGGCGGACGAGAATTCGTCAATTTCGCCTCCTATGATTACCTTGCCACCAATACCGACCCTCTCGTGGCAACCCGTGCCAAGGAAGCCATCGACCGTTTCGGCATCTCAGCTTCCGCCAGCCGCCTTGTCGCCGGAGAGCGGCCGGTGCATGTCGAGCTGGAGCAGCAGCTCGCCAAGCTCTATGGCGTCGATGCTGCTGTCTGCTTCGTCAGCGGCTACTTGACCAATGTGGCGACCATCGGCTGTCTGCTGGGGCCGCAGGACCTCGTCATCCACGATGAGTTCATCCACAACAGCGCGCTTGCCGGTATCAAGCTTTCCGGCGCGGCGCGGCGCCTGTTCAAGCACAATGACGCAGAAAATCTTGAAAGCATCCTGAAGACACTGTCTTCCGACTTTCGCCGTATCCTGGTCATTGTCGAAGGCATCTATTCCATGGACGGCGATGTCGCCGATCTCCCGGCGCTTCTGGAGCTGAAGGCCCGGTACGGCTTCTGGCTGATGGTGGACGAGGCTCATGCGCTCGGCATCCTCGGCGAAAAGGGACGCGGCACCTTCGAGCATTTCGGCCTCGATCCGCGCGATGTCGACATCTGGATGGGAACGCTTTCGAAGACGACATCGAGCTGCGGCGGCTATATTGCCGGCAGCAGCGCGCTCGCCGATATCCTGAAGGCGGAGGCAGGCGGCTTCGTCTATAGCGTCGGTCTTGCCCCGGTTCTGGCCACGGCGGCCATCGCCGGCTTACAAATTCTGGAGTCCGCACCGGAGAGGGCCGCTCGGCTCAGGCGCAATGGCAGCCTCTTCCTGCAGCGTGCCAGGGAGGCGGGCCTCGATACCGGTCTGAGTCTTGGCTTTTCCGTCGTTCCCGTCATCGTCGGCGATTCGCTGCGAGCGGTGCAGCTTTCCAATGATTTGCTGGGCGAAGGCATCAATGTGCTGCCGATCATTCACCCGGCCGTGCCCGAAGGCATGGCGCGGCTGCGCTTCTTCATCACCTGCAATCACACCGAAGAGCAAATCCGCCGTTCAGTCGCCGTAACGGCCCGGAAACTCCAGGATTTACAGGATCGGAATTTCGGCCTGGCGTCCATCGATATGGACAAGGTGATGCAGTTGTTGCCGGCGCGCCAGGCCGCCGGCAAGCCATAGACTTAAGGCGATCAGGTCATGCATGTCATCGTCACCGGAGGCTCAAGCGGGATCGGTCTGGCGATCGCCAAGCTCTATGCCATCAGAGGCGACCGGGTGTCTCTTCTTGCTCGCCACCCCGGGCGTCTGGAAGAGGCGCGTGTTGAGATTGCGACCATGGCAGGCGTCGATCTTTCTTGCATCCAGATTGCCTCCGTCGATGTCGCATCCGCCAAACAGGTTTTGGAAGCCGTTGAGGCCTGCGAGCGTGCTTTCGGACCTTGCGACGTCCTGATCGCGTCTGCCGGCATCGTCGAGCCATCTGCTTTCGATATTATGCCGGCCGTAGTTTTCGACGAGCAGATTGCCACCAATCTCCTGGGAACGGCGAATATCGTGCGCGCTGTCTATAAGGGCATGAAGACCCGTCGCAGCGGCAAGATCATGATGATCTCCTCTGGCGCCGCTTTGATCGGCATTTACGGCTACACCGCCTATTGCGCCTCCAAGTCGGCGCTGATCGGCTTTGCCGAAGCCCTGAGCGCAGAAGCGGCCATCGCCGGGGTGCGTGTCGCGATCTGCTTTCCGCCGGATACGCTCACGCCGCAATATCACCGTGAAATGTCGATGCGGCCCGCCGAGGCGGAGCTATTGATGGGTACGGTCAAGCCGTGGAGCGCCGAAGCCGTGGCGGCAAAAATCGTCGGCGGTCTCGACCGCGGCAAGGCCCGAATCCACTTTGGATGGTCGCTGACCGCTCTCGCCTATTTCGGGCCCTTGATAAAGCCGCTGTTGATATGGTGGTATTCTCGCAAGCTTCGAAAAATAATTGAGCAAGGACGGGATGGAAGCCTTGCCCGCTCGATCGACAAAGGCTTTGATCGGGGCTGAACGAAGTTTCCATAATTTATGTCATGCTCCAGCGCGCCTGGTGAGACACATAGAACGATAGAATTTTGGAATTGGCGGCTTTTTCCGGTTTTTGGAGCGAGCTGCCGCAGACTATATATCTTGGACGGTTTAGTTTTGAAACTTCATGATTTTCCGGCGCTGTTGACGCTTGGTTGCTTCGCTTTTTCCTGCGTGGTCATTTTCCTGACCGACCCTTTTGCGATGCCTGCCGCAGTCAACAAACAAAATCATACAGAGAGAAGTTTGAAGCGGCTGGCGTTCGAATGGGCGGCAAGAATTCCCGTCATCGCTCTCATCTACGGCTTCTTCTTCGCAATCTCCTGGCGTCCGATTTATGGTGCGCAGGGTGCGATCAGTTTCTTCGTCATCTTCACCGGAATTTCGCGCGCAAAATTCGAGTTCATCCGCGAACCCCTGGTCTTTTCCGACATCGCCCTAGTGGTCGATGTTTTCAAATACAAAGAGATTTTCTACGCGACGTCTCTGAACATCGTCTTCTGGGTCATCGCGCTCTCCTATGTATTCGGCGTCAGCGCGCTTTATATGTATTTCGAGCCCTCGATCCTGCCCAGCCACAACGGTTTCCTTTGGGTTCTCGTGATGCTGGCGATCGCCTTCGGCCCCTGGCTCGCCTTATTCAGCCGGATCGTCAGCGGCCCCGTTTGTCGTTTCACACAGAATGTTCTCGGCAAGGTCGACGTCAAGAAGGATACGGTCCGATTCGGCACTTTTGAATCCGTCGTCTTTCATTTCGTCATCTGGGTGGGCGTCAGGCGCGAGGCTATCGTCACTCAGTTATCGGAACGCTTCATTTCCGCTCTTCATGAACTATGGGAGCATGGCGACGACGAACCGTTGATCGTCATATGGCAATCCGAATCCTTCATCGATCTCCGGCATTTCGGCGTGGAAAACGTCAAGCTGCCCAATCTTGACCGGCTACGGGAGCAGGCCGCCCAATGGGGCCGCATGACAAGCGTTTTCGAGGGCGGCTATACGCTGCGCACCGAGTTCGCAGTGCTGAGCGGCTTGTTGCCCGAAAACGTCCATATCGACGCGAGCTACCCCTATTTGCGCGCCAGCCACTATAAGGATGTTGTCTGGCCGCAACGGCTGCGGAAGGCCGGTTGGAAGACGCAATTCATCCACCCCTACGACAAAACTTTTTTCCTGCGTCACAAGGCCATGCCGCAGCTCGGTTTCGACCGGATGATGATGCTGGACGAATTCGACCACCGGCCCGACCGCGACGGCCCCTATGTCAGCGACCTGTCGCTGACGAAAAGCGTGATTCGGGCGATCGACGAGGATGGCGCCGGAAAAAATTTCGTCTTCGTCGCTTCCATGGCGAATCATGGCCCTTGGGAGCCCGGCCGCTGCGGCGACCTGACAAATCCGGTCGATATCTATAGCGAGCTGCTGATGCGCGCCGACCATGCGCTGGGCAATCTCGCGCATCACTTGGATCGGCTCGACCGTCCTGTGTGGCTGCTATTCTACGGTGATCACGCGCCGCTGCTGAAGGCCTTCGCCGATCCCTTCCCCGATCCGCGCACGGACTACATCGTCGTTCCGCTCGGCCGTGCGCGGTCGCACTCGCAAAAGCCGATGCCGCCGCAGGAAGAAGCGCCTTGGAACCTCATCGGCACGCTGCTGCGCTACGCCGGCCTCAGCACCGAGGTTCCGGAGTGATGGCTGACGGGCAGGGGGATGCAGCGGCTTCTCCGCGTGTCTTTCTTTTCCTGCAAGGGCCGTCCTCACCGCTTTTCGTTGAAATCGCCGGGGGGCTGGAAGCGGCAGGCCATCGCTGCATACGCATCAACCTCAACCCGGGCGATTGGATATTCTGGCGCCGCCGTGGCGCCTTCAATTATCGCGGCGGCTTTGCCGGTTGGCGCAGCTACGTTCGCCGCCGAATCGAGGCCGACAGGGTCACGGACCTGATTCTTCTCGGGGAAGAGCGCCCGTACCATCAAGTCGCCATCGAAGAGGCGAGGCGGCGAGCCGCTAGTATCAATGTCGTCGAGATGGGATATCTGCGGCCGGATTGGGTGACGCTCGAGCGTGACGGAATGTCATCCAATTCCCGTTTTCCCGTCGATCCGCTATACCTCGTCCAGGCCGCGGCGAGCCTTCCCGAGCCGGACTGGAGCCGTCGCTTCAGTCACAGTTTCCTGGCCGAAGCGGCCTATGATCTCCTCTACAATCTTCCCAACGCTTTTCTGTGGTTTCTCTATCCCGGCTATCGGCGCCATGCGCTCTATCATCCGCTGGTGGAATATGCGGGCTGGCTCCGCCGGCTGCCGTCGAGCGGCAGGCGTGCACGGGAAGCGGAGGCGACCATCGAGTGCTTGATCACCGCTGAGACGCGATTCTTCGTCTATCCCCTGCAGCTTCAGACGGATTATCAACTCCGCTCGCACTCGCCCTTCCATCGACAGCAGGATGCAATCAAGCAGATCATGCAGTCGTTTGCCGCGCACGCAGCGCCAAACATGCATTTGGTTATAAAGCTTCATCCGCTCGACAATGGGCTTGTCGACTGGAGGGGCTATATCCACGGCATAGGCGCAAGGCTCGCCCTGTCCTCCCGCATCCATTTTATCGACGGCGGCAATCTCGAAAAATTGATTTCGGCAAGCCAGGGCATGGTGACGGTCAATTCCACCGCCGCACTTTCCGCCCTGCAGGCTGAGAGACCGGTAAAAGCCCTTGGAGCGGCGATCTACGATATCGACCGTCTGACGGACCAAAAGCCATTGGACCTCTTCTGGGGCAATCCAGCAAAGCCGTTGCCCGGCCTTCGCAGCGCATTTCTGAAACTGCTTGCCGCATCGGTGCAGGTGCGCGGGAATTTTTACTCGCGGGCCGGCGCACGGGCGGCATCCGCTGAGATCGCTAAGCGGCTCCTATCGCGAAGCGTCAACCTCCCGGCCGCCTATATCGACCCGCCGCCACGGCAAAGGCCGACAAAGATCGATATTCCCGACCCGAAATTGACATACCCTCCGCCTATGGGAGATTCGCGTTAAACCTAACGCAGCGATTCGATGTTGGGACAAAGCGCGAATAAGCAGTTTGCGGGGAGCAAACGTCATGGATGGCGGCAAGATGGAACGTTTTATGCTGAAGGAGCTGCTCGCAATCATCGCAGCTCTTGTGGTTGTTTCAGCGGTACTTCTGACGATCGTGATTACGGGGAATTATTGAGCGGGTGCCGCTGGGGCGTTGGCACCGTTCTGGTGCGCAAAGAGCGCTGTCAAATAGCTTGAAAACCGTTATTTCAACCAATCGATTTATATTTGGAAAATGGTGGGCGATGAGAGACTCGAACTCCCGACATCCTCGGTGTAAACGAGGCGCTCTACCAACTGAGCTAATCGCCCTTGCAGCAAGCGGGTCACTGGCCCGCCGCG comes from the Rhizobium sp. NXC24 genome and includes:
- a CDS encoding aminotransferase class I/II-fold pyridoxal phosphate-dependent enzyme, which gives rise to MTQDANGVVPPGDKKSSLLEQMRRANESSGRNRAERLNRQPQQPVRQAQRFEDLPEYKRVMTQKIAGEMAGIANPFYRSHDTAAGATTKMGGREFVNFASYDYLATNTDPLVATRAKEAIDRFGISASASRLVAGERPVHVELEQQLAKLYGVDAAVCFVSGYLTNVATIGCLLGPQDLVIHDEFIHNSALAGIKLSGAARRLFKHNDAENLESILKTLSSDFRRILVIVEGIYSMDGDVADLPALLELKARYGFWLMVDEAHALGILGEKGRGTFEHFGLDPRDVDIWMGTLSKTTSSCGGYIAGSSALADILKAEAGGFVYSVGLAPVLATAAIAGLQILESAPERAARLRRNGSLFLQRAREAGLDTGLSLGFSVVPVIVGDSLRAVQLSNDLLGEGINVLPIIHPAVPEGMARLRFFITCNHTEEQIRRSVAVTARKLQDLQDRNFGLASIDMDKVMQLLPARQAAGKP
- a CDS encoding SDR family oxidoreductase, which codes for MHVIVTGGSSGIGLAIAKLYAIRGDRVSLLARHPGRLEEARVEIATMAGVDLSCIQIASVDVASAKQVLEAVEACERAFGPCDVLIASAGIVEPSAFDIMPAVVFDEQIATNLLGTANIVRAVYKGMKTRRSGKIMMISSGAALIGIYGYTAYCASKSALIGFAEALSAEAAIAGVRVAICFPPDTLTPQYHREMSMRPAEAELLMGTVKPWSAEAVAAKIVGGLDRGKARIHFGWSLTALAYFGPLIKPLLIWWYSRKLRKIIEQGRDGSLARSIDKGFDRG
- a CDS encoding sulfatase-like hydrolase/transferase, which translates into the protein MKLHDFPALLTLGCFAFSCVVIFLTDPFAMPAAVNKQNHTERSLKRLAFEWAARIPVIALIYGFFFAISWRPIYGAQGAISFFVIFTGISRAKFEFIREPLVFSDIALVVDVFKYKEIFYATSLNIVFWVIALSYVFGVSALYMYFEPSILPSHNGFLWVLVMLAIAFGPWLALFSRIVSGPVCRFTQNVLGKVDVKKDTVRFGTFESVVFHFVIWVGVRREAIVTQLSERFISALHELWEHGDDEPLIVIWQSESFIDLRHFGVENVKLPNLDRLREQAAQWGRMTSVFEGGYTLRTEFAVLSGLLPENVHIDASYPYLRASHYKDVVWPQRLRKAGWKTQFIHPYDKTFFLRHKAMPQLGFDRMMMLDEFDHRPDRDGPYVSDLSLTKSVIRAIDEDGAGKNFVFVASMANHGPWEPGRCGDLTNPVDIYSELLMRADHALGNLAHHLDRLDRPVWLLFYGDHAPLLKAFADPFPDPRTDYIVVPLGRARSHSQKPMPPQEEAPWNLIGTLLRYAGLSTEVPE
- a CDS encoding capsular biosynthesis protein, with the translated sequence MADGQGDAAASPRVFLFLQGPSSPLFVEIAGGLEAAGHRCIRINLNPGDWIFWRRRGAFNYRGGFAGWRSYVRRRIEADRVTDLILLGEERPYHQVAIEEARRRAASINVVEMGYLRPDWVTLERDGMSSNSRFPVDPLYLVQAAASLPEPDWSRRFSHSFLAEAAYDLLYNLPNAFLWFLYPGYRRHALYHPLVEYAGWLRRLPSSGRRAREAEATIECLITAETRFFVYPLQLQTDYQLRSHSPFHRQQDAIKQIMQSFAAHAAPNMHLVIKLHPLDNGLVDWRGYIHGIGARLALSSRIHFIDGGNLEKLISASQGMVTVNSTAALSALQAERPVKALGAAIYDIDRLTDQKPLDLFWGNPAKPLPGLRSAFLKLLAASVQVRGNFYSRAGARAASAEIAKRLLSRSVNLPAAYIDPPPRQRPTKIDIPDPKLTYPPPMGDSR